A DNA window from Sphingomonas changnyeongensis contains the following coding sequences:
- a CDS encoding lipopolysaccharide biosynthesis protein, with amino-acid sequence MKNSAAPAADRDLASLAKGGRTNVLGFVLRLLARIPFLFIAGRLYGPEALGRFAYAILVIEFAAQLATLGLKRGLAQQLAATDRPHAHVVWDGMLVAGCASALAAGALIAFPELMFPNSRLNGLDGLLPLTIFALAWSDVALAACAYQLNVAATVRARAIVEPWTISIAAFALHFYSTRDGLIIAYVLSLLAALLASLWPMLKSYGQPRGWSPRPAELFRLARRNAPLAAADAIEWATRNVDRAILGLFFAPGVVGIYWVAQQIVTLPQKLKTSFDPILGPVITQNLQKGDRAAVAQQVRQVGFWIIAAQAGIALALTIPGEAVMGLAGPQFVAGTGALVFLMIAEVVAATGVVAESALVYVARHRNMLISVATIAVQLGLSFAFILGARAAGLPAPLQALGPALALPLALGLGAVLKARLLARLLAAPVSPWRWALVWAVAAAAVIGFVATQVPEWLELAVGVPAILVSYGWLIWRKGFTEADRLLFARRLPKG; translated from the coding sequence ATGAAAAACAGCGCCGCCCCGGCCGCCGACCGCGATCTGGCCAGTCTTGCCAAGGGCGGGCGCACCAATGTGCTCGGTTTCGTGCTGCGCCTGTTGGCGCGCATCCCGTTCCTGTTCATCGCCGGGCGGCTCTACGGCCCCGAGGCACTCGGGCGGTTCGCCTATGCGATCCTGGTGATCGAGTTCGCCGCCCAGCTGGCGACGCTGGGGCTGAAGCGCGGCCTTGCCCAGCAGCTTGCCGCGACCGACCGGCCGCATGCCCATGTCGTGTGGGACGGGATGCTGGTCGCCGGCTGCGCATCGGCGCTGGCGGCGGGGGCGCTGATCGCCTTTCCCGAGCTGATGTTTCCCAACAGCCGGCTCAACGGGCTGGACGGGCTGCTGCCGCTCACCATCTTCGCGCTCGCCTGGTCAGACGTCGCGCTCGCTGCCTGTGCCTATCAGCTGAACGTCGCCGCGACGGTGCGCGCACGGGCGATCGTCGAGCCCTGGACGATCAGCATCGCCGCCTTTGCGCTGCATTTCTATTCGACGCGCGACGGGCTGATCATCGCCTATGTGCTGTCGCTGCTCGCCGCGCTGCTCGCCTCGCTGTGGCCGATGCTCAAAAGCTATGGCCAGCCGCGCGGCTGGTCGCCGCGCCCGGCCGAGCTGTTCCGCCTCGCGCGCCGCAACGCGCCGCTTGCGGCCGCCGATGCCATTGAATGGGCGACGCGCAATGTCGACCGGGCGATCCTCGGGCTGTTCTTTGCGCCGGGGGTGGTCGGCATCTATTGGGTGGCGCAGCAGATCGTCACCCTGCCGCAAAAGCTCAAGACCAGTTTCGACCCGATCCTGGGACCGGTCATCACCCAGAATCTGCAAAAGGGCGACCGCGCGGCGGTGGCGCAGCAGGTGCGTCAGGTCGGCTTCTGGATCATCGCCGCGCAGGCGGGAATCGCGCTCGCGCTCACCATCCCCGGCGAGGCGGTGATGGGCCTGGCCGGGCCGCAATTCGTCGCCGGCACCGGTGCGCTGGTGTTCCTGATGATCGCCGAAGTGGTGGCCGCGACCGGCGTGGTGGCCGAATCCGCGCTCGTCTATGTCGCGCGGCATCGCAACATGCTGATTTCGGTCGCGACCATCGCCGTGCAGCTGGGCCTGAGCTTTGCCTTCATCCTTGGCGCGCGCGCCGCCGGCCTGCCCGCGCCGTTGCAGGCGCTCGGCCCGGCGCTGGCGCTGCCGCTCGCACTCGGGCTCGGCGCGGTGCTCAAAGCCCGGCTGCTCGCCCGGCTGCTCGCGGCTCCGGTGTCGCCCTGGCGCTGGGCGCTGGTCTGGGCGGTGGCGGCGGCGGCGGTGATCGGCTTTGTCGCCACCCAGGTGCCCGAATGGCTGGAACTGGCGGTCGGCGTGCCCGCCATCTTGGTCAGCTATGGCTGGCTGATCTGGCGCAAGGGCTTCACCGAGGCCGACCGGCTGCTGTTTGCCCGGCGACTGCCCAAGGGCTGA